DNA from Candidatus Poribacteria bacterium:
AACCTTGCAAAGGTATCCGCTACGACGGCGAACGCGTCCGAGATAAAGAAGGAAAAGCCGCTATCGGCTAACGCAATTAGACCTTGCACGCGAGGAATTAGAAAGCGTGTTTTTATAGTAATAAGGAGAACCCTTGGCACTCATTAAAAAGAAACGGATGGGCCATTTACGGCGCCGGAAGCGTGTCCGTCAAAAGATTAGTGGTACCGGTGACAGACCGAGGCTCTCTGTTTTTCGAAGCATAAAACATATTTATGCGCAGCTTATTAACGATGAACTTGGCGTGACGGTCGCTGAAGCCTCGACTTTATCCCCTGAACTGAAAGAGAACCTTTCAACCGGTGGAAATATAACCGCAGCGGAGAGCGTTGGTGCCCTTATCGCGCAGAAAGCCAAACAGCAAAAGATAGAGGTCGTGGTCTTTGACCGGGGCGGACATATCTATCACGGGCGCATAAAAGCACTTGCTGAAGCTGCAAAAGCGGAAGGATTGAAGTTTTAAATACCCCGCAAACCGGGTTCTGTTGTCCGCAAGACTGTAGGACTTACGTTATACCTAAGGCAACAGCACTAATACCGGATAGGAGATTTCTTTGCTGAAAGATAAAATCAACCCTGATGACTTTGAATTTGAAGAGCGCATGATTAAAATCAACCGCGTGATGCGAGTTGGTAAAGGGCGGCGAACGCCCAGTTTCAATTCGCTCACTGTTGTTGGAAATCGTGACGGTATTGTTGGTATCGGATTCGGAAGTGCGAGCGAGGTGGCTGGTGCCCTCCGAAAAAGTTTCGCGGATGCCCGAAAAAATCTCATTCGGGTTCCAATTGTCAACGGCACGCTTCCACATGAAATCGTCAGCGAATTCAAATCTGCAAAAGTTTTGTTGAAACCAGCGAGTCCTGGGACAGGTATCATCGCAGGAAATGCAACACGTGCTATTCTCGAATTTGCAGGCGTTCGAGATGCGTTGACAAAATGCCTATCCTCCCGAAACGTGAAAAATATCGCTGAAGCTACCATGTTAGGATTGAAGAACCTCAAGGATGTTAATGAAGTCGCACGGTTAAGAGACCTGTCCGTCGAAGAACTACTCAAAAAACGCTAAAGATTGGTAATCAGCGGTCAGCAGTCAGAAAGTAGGTTTCAAATTCCTCTTAACTGACATTTGAAAGCTGACAGCCGATAGTTATAAAGGAATGGAGTGAATCCTAATGAAACTGAATGAACTCAAGCCCGCGCCTGGTGCAAACCGTTCCAGAAAGCGGGTAGGCAGAGGCAACGCTTCGGGCTGGGGCGGGACTTGTGGTCGTGGTCACAAAGGGCAAAAATCTCGATCTGGTAGTTCAATTCCCGCATGGTTTGAAGGCGGACAGATGCCGCTCGTACGACGGCTCCCGAAGCGAGGACCGCGGCGGACCGGACACAAACGACGTGAGTACGATATTATCAACGTAGAAACCCTCAATCTCTTTGAGGACGCAGCGGTCGTTAATCCGGAAGCCCTTCGCGAGGCAGGCTTAATTAAACGGAAGGATGCACTGGTAAAGATACTCGGCGACGGTGAACTCGAAAAACAGCTGAAAGTCCAAGCGCATCGCTTCTCAAAATCCGCAATCGAGAAAATTGAATCCAAAGGTGGCACAACCGAAGTACTTCAGATGCATGCAAATACTGGCAACGCTGCGTGAGAGTCTGCAGGCGAGGAGGAGAAGAAATAAGTGATTAAGGCATTTCAAAACGCTTTTAAAATACCCGAATTGCGGAAACGTATCATGTTTACGGCGTTGCTCTTGATTGTTTACCGCCTTGGTGCCCACATTACGCTTCCAGGTATCGACGACCAGGCACTTGAAGCTTTTTTTCAGCAACTTATGGAGCGTGGGGGTAATGTCATTGGATTCATTGACCTGTTTTCTGGTGGTGCCTTTAGCCAGATGACGATTTTCGCGCTCGGCATACAACCTTATATTAGTGCCTCAATCATTATGCAGCTCCTCGCCGTTATTGTCCCTTCATTGGAGCGACTCTCCAAAGAACCTGACGGCAGAAAGAAGATCACCCAGTATACCCGATATGGAACGGTTATACTCAGTATCATTCAAGGCATAACGATTAGCATCGTCTTGCGGAACCCAGAGAACATTACGGGTCAAGCAGGCGAAATCGTGAGAAACCCCAACCTCTGGTGGCATTTTCTCGTCGTCTTGACCCTCACAGCAGGAACTTCCTTTGTGATGTGGTTGGGGGAACAGATCACTGAACGCGGCATTGGACAAGGCATTTCATTAATTATCACAGTCGGAATTATTGCCGGATTGCCCGGTGGTGTTACAACTGTTTTCAACAATCTGATAACGAGACCAGAGTTCGGCATTTTACAACTCGCGCTTTTAGTCGGTCTTGTTGTTGTAGCCGTCATGGGAACTGTGTTTATCACACTTTCTGTGCGGAAGATTCCGGTGCAATACGGCAGGCAGATCCGCGGACGTAGAGTGATCGGTGGACAATCGACCCACCTGCCACTCCGAGTTAATGCAGCTGGCATGATTCCAATCATCTTCGCTGTCACACTCATCCAGTTTCCACCGACTGTACTCGGCTTTCTCCCACGGGATTGGGGATGGGTAGCTGGTGTAGAAACCCTCATTGCTCCGGGAACACCGTTGTATCTCGCTGTTTATGGATTGTTAATTATTGGCTTCACCTATTTCTACACAGCCGTGCAAATCAACCCGATTCAAATGGCAGAGGATTTACAAAAATACGGCGGTTTTATCCCCGGTATCCGTGCTGGCAAACAGACTGCAGATTACATTAACACCACACTTACGCGTATTACGCTTCCAGGGGCAATTTTTCTCGCCGCTATCGCCGTGATTCCGATTATTATCACAAGTCGGCTTAACGTTGGAAACATGGTGGAAGGTGCTTCTATCTTGATTGTCGTCGGAGTCGTGTTAGATACAATGTCACAAATCGAATCCTATTTAACGGTCCGCCATTATGAAGGATTCTTAAAAGATCGTAAGCTCAAAGGCAGACGGCGTTAAGCGCTTTCACCTGAAAGAGGACATCATGAAAGTCAAACCTTCTGTTAAAAAGATGTGTAACCAGTGTAAAATTGTCAAACGAAAAGGGATAATCCGCGTCATTTGTCCTTCAAACCCGAAGCACAAACAAAGACAAGGCTAATCCGTTTACACCTCTCGGATTCCGAGAAGGAGGAAACTCATGGCAAGGATCGCAGGGGTTGACTTACCCCGAGACAAACGGGTGGATATTGCCCTAACAGCAATTTATGGCATCGGCCGTTATACCGCATCGCAAATTGTCACCGACCTTGATCTTGAACCAGGAAAAAAAGTTGACAACCTCGCTGAAAATGAGATTAGCCAACTCCGAGACAAGGTTCAAGAATACAAGATTGAAGGTGATTTGCGTCGCGAAATCGACCAGAATATTAAACGGCTAATGGATATTAACAGTTATCGTGGTTTGCGGCACCGTCGGCAGCTGCCTGTCCGTGGACAGCGTACGAATACCAATGCTCGCACTCGCAAAGGAAAAGCACGAACGATTTCCGTTGGTAGAAAAGCCAAAGAGGCAGCACGCAAGGGCGGCTAACTAAATTGCCTTCAGTTATCGGTTAGCAGAGGAAATAGTTATCAGTTAAAGAAGTCCCTAAAGTGTTTCTAAAGTCCGTAAAGTTACTCTCACTGCGAGGCATTCGCAACTTTAGCACACCTGCTAACATTGACAACTGATAACCGATAACTGACAACCACTGATAAGAAAGGAGAACCGTTTTGCGTGGAAGAAGAAGAGAACGCAAGAACGTCCCCGAGGGTATCGCACACATACAGGCGACCTTCAATAATACAATTATTACGATAACAGACTTAAACGGAAATACCGTTGCTTGGGCAAACGCCGGTATGACCTTTACCGGTTCGCGGAAGTCAACGCCTTTTGCTGCGCAACAGACAGCAGAAGCGTGTGCCCGTAGAGCAATGGATCACGGCATGAAACGCGTGGAGGTTAGAGTTAAAGGTCCTGGATCAGGACGAGAGTCTTCAATACGCGCACTCGCTGCAGCTGGACTCGAAATTAGCTTAATGAAAGACGTGACTCCGATCCCACACAATGGATGTCGTCCCCCTAAG
Protein-coding regions in this window:
- the rplR gene encoding 50S ribosomal protein L18; translated protein: MGHLRRRKRVRQKISGTGDRPRLSVFRSIKHIYAQLINDELGVTVAEASTLSPELKENLSTGGNITAAESVGALIAQKAKQQKIEVVVFDRGGHIYHGRIKALAEAAKAEGLKF
- the rpmJ gene encoding 50S ribosomal protein L36 — protein: MKVKPSVKKMCNQCKIVKRKGIIRVICPSNPKHKQRQG
- the secY gene encoding preprotein translocase subunit SecY, which gives rise to MIKAFQNAFKIPELRKRIMFTALLLIVYRLGAHITLPGIDDQALEAFFQQLMERGGNVIGFIDLFSGGAFSQMTIFALGIQPYISASIIMQLLAVIVPSLERLSKEPDGRKKITQYTRYGTVILSIIQGITISIVLRNPENITGQAGEIVRNPNLWWHFLVVLTLTAGTSFVMWLGEQITERGIGQGISLIITVGIIAGLPGGVTTVFNNLITRPEFGILQLALLVGLVVVAVMGTVFITLSVRKIPVQYGRQIRGRRVIGGQSTHLPLRVNAAGMIPIIFAVTLIQFPPTVLGFLPRDWGWVAGVETLIAPGTPLYLAVYGLLIIGFTYFYTAVQINPIQMAEDLQKYGGFIPGIRAGKQTADYINTTLTRITLPGAIFLAAIAVIPIIITSRLNVGNMVEGASILIVVGVVLDTMSQIESYLTVRHYEGFLKDRKLKGRRR
- the rpsM gene encoding 30S ribosomal protein S13, producing the protein MARIAGVDLPRDKRVDIALTAIYGIGRYTASQIVTDLDLEPGKKVDNLAENEISQLRDKVQEYKIEGDLRREIDQNIKRLMDINSYRGLRHRRQLPVRGQRTNTNARTRKGKARTISVGRKAKEAARKGG
- the rplO gene encoding 50S ribosomal protein L15; protein product: MKLNELKPAPGANRSRKRVGRGNASGWGGTCGRGHKGQKSRSGSSIPAWFEGGQMPLVRRLPKRGPRRTGHKRREYDIINVETLNLFEDAAVVNPEALREAGLIKRKDALVKILGDGELEKQLKVQAHRFSKSAIEKIESKGGTTEVLQMHANTGNAA
- the rpsK gene encoding 30S ribosomal protein S11 — its product is MRGRRRERKNVPEGIAHIQATFNNTIITITDLNGNTVAWANAGMTFTGSRKSTPFAAQQTAEACARRAMDHGMKRVEVRVKGPGSGRESSIRALAAAGLEISLMKDVTPIPHNGCRPPKRRRV
- the rpsE gene encoding 30S ribosomal protein S5; its protein translation is MKDKINPDDFEFEERMIKINRVMRVGKGRRTPSFNSLTVVGNRDGIVGIGFGSASEVAGALRKSFADARKNLIRVPIVNGTLPHEIVSEFKSAKVLLKPASPGTGIIAGNATRAILEFAGVRDALTKCLSSRNVKNIAEATMLGLKNLKDVNEVARLRDLSVEELLKKR